One Hydrogenimonas thermophila DNA window includes the following coding sequences:
- a CDS encoding GspE/PulE family protein → MDKIIDLLISAELITKDKINEFLKDKKEKKVTLKTLITNRVIDPQKAYTIIADEIRNGNLTISMIEQNISPEHADKILEHLAKLMHMEYVDLDEVDFDLHLLSKLPLSKLEKIGALPIKESDLNILVAFKDPFDINAQESIQRMLPKKPITAGIARPSQIEYHLNRLEMSESIKGLINEIREEISKNVSTSEASESSAILKLIEVILKSAILSRGSDIHIEPTENSCIIRTRIDGMLTESFRFNKDIYPPLSSRIKLLSNLDIAERRKPQDGRFSATVLQKTYDFRVSTLPIINGESIVLRILDKSKAMIKLEDAGMSQKNFNIFSEALKVPYGIVLVTGPTGSGKTTTLYGALNNLKSIDRKVITVEDPVEYQMNLIQQVQVNQKVGLTFANTLRSILRQDPDIIMIGEIRDHETLRIAIQAALTGHLVLSTLHTNDAISAITRMADMGIEPYLISGSLIAIEAQRLVRKICPHCKQAVEIPEHAIEELHQYLPENYQFYKGKGCKECHSTGYIGREMISEVLRVDDTLSSLIAKEASKAEILEVAYKNGYVSMIQDGINKVLNGTTTIDEVLRVARLT, encoded by the coding sequence TATACTATTATTGCCGATGAAATTAGAAATGGCAATTTAACTATCAGTATGATAGAACAAAACATAAGTCCAGAACATGCAGATAAGATCCTTGAACATTTAGCAAAATTGATGCATATGGAGTATGTTGATCTTGATGAAGTGGACTTTGATCTTCATCTGTTATCTAAACTGCCACTTAGTAAATTAGAAAAAATAGGCGCTCTTCCTATAAAAGAGAGTGATCTTAATATATTGGTTGCATTTAAAGACCCGTTTGATATAAATGCTCAAGAGTCAATTCAAAGAATGCTTCCAAAAAAGCCAATAACAGCCGGTATTGCCCGTCCTTCTCAAATAGAGTATCATTTAAATCGCCTTGAAATGTCTGAAAGCATTAAAGGATTGATAAATGAGATACGAGAAGAGATTTCAAAAAATGTATCAACAAGTGAAGCCAGTGAATCATCTGCTATTTTAAAACTAATTGAAGTTATATTAAAATCAGCAATTCTTTCAAGAGGGAGTGATATACATATTGAACCAACAGAAAATAGCTGTATCATACGAACACGTATTGACGGTATGCTGACAGAAAGTTTTAGGTTCAATAAAGATATCTACCCTCCTCTATCTTCTAGAATTAAACTTCTTTCAAACCTTGATATTGCAGAGAGACGTAAACCTCAAGATGGACGTTTCAGTGCCACAGTCTTACAAAAAACGTATGATTTCAGGGTTTCAACTCTTCCAATAATCAATGGAGAATCGATAGTTTTAAGAATTTTGGATAAATCTAAAGCTATGATCAAGCTTGAAGATGCTGGTATGAGCCAGAAAAACTTCAATATTTTTTCTGAAGCACTAAAAGTACCTTACGGCATAGTACTTGTAACAGGACCGACAGGAAGTGGTAAAACAACTACTCTTTATGGTGCACTTAACAATCTTAAAAGTATTGATAGAAAAGTAATTACAGTAGAAGACCCTGTAGAGTACCAGATGAACCTTATACAACAGGTTCAAGTTAATCAAAAAGTAGGCTTAACTTTTGCCAATACACTTCGTTCTATATTGCGTCAAGACCCTGATATCATTATGATTGGTGAGATTAGAGATCACGAAACTTTGCGTATTGCTATACAAGCTGCTTTAACAGGACACCTTGTTCTTTCAACACTTCATACAAATGATGCAATAAGCGCAATAACAAGAATGGCAGATATGGGAATAGAGCCATACCTTATCAGCGGATCATTAATTGCTATAGAGGCTCAAAGGCTTGTTAGAAAAATTTGCCCACACTGTAAACAAGCAGTAGAGATTCCAGAACATGCAATAGAAGAGTTACATCAATACTTGCCAGAAAATTACCAGTTTTACAAAGGTAAAGGGTGCAAAGAGTGTCATAGCACAGGGTACATTGGTCGTGAAATGATAAGTGAAGTACTTAGAGTTGATGATACTCTTTCAAGCCTGATTGCAAAAGAGGCTTCCAAGGCAGAAATATTGGAAGTTGCTTACAAAAATGGTTATGTATCAATGATCCAAGATGGTATAAACAAGGTACTTAATGGCACTACAACAATAGATGAAGTTCTTCGTGTTGCAAGGTTAACATAA
- a CDS encoding type II secretion system F family protein translates to MKYYLATMLLKGIKQSHLVKAEDRADAINRIKKEYKGTLLKVEEVSPPLEDIIKEYLSTFQSLLGARKVQIKHLIAAIRQLAVMTNAGISIHDALHEIANSTTDKQLKKILLEAFEDINAGLSLSHTFNRYKTSVGGLTIAMIELGEQTGNISEALASLADMLEEIEDNIMKFKKAMRYPMITLGAMAIAFTILILMVVPKFKSIFEKFHTELPLPTKILLSIESVLNNYGLLVLGGLILTTTITMYLYRKNYDFKYYVDAFLLKIYLIKDIIFFATLNRFAIIFTELVHAGIPIADALDTATSMIDNAILKEKLETVKISVSRGVSLTESFKETGVFENMIIQMINAGESSGQLDSMMRKVTDYYRMRFNYILDNLSSYIEPVMLTIIAALVLLLALGIFLPMWDMAGAVNGH, encoded by the coding sequence GTGAAATATTATCTAGCGACTATGCTATTGAAAGGAATTAAACAGAGTCATCTTGTAAAAGCAGAAGATAGAGCTGATGCCATAAATCGTATTAAAAAAGAGTACAAGGGAACTTTGTTAAAAGTTGAAGAGGTATCACCGCCTCTTGAAGATATCATAAAAGAGTATTTAAGTACTTTCCAATCATTGTTAGGAGCCCGTAAAGTACAAATAAAACACTTAATTGCTGCTATAAGACAATTGGCAGTAATGACAAATGCCGGAATCTCCATACACGATGCACTGCATGAAATTGCCAACTCTACAACAGATAAACAGTTAAAAAAGATTTTACTTGAAGCTTTCGAAGATATAAATGCCGGACTCAGCCTCTCTCATACATTTAACCGATATAAAACTAGTGTCGGTGGATTAACAATAGCAATGATAGAACTTGGTGAGCAGACAGGAAATATCTCAGAAGCACTGGCAAGTCTGGCAGATATGCTTGAAGAGATAGAAGACAATATAATGAAATTTAAAAAAGCTATGCGATATCCAATGATAACATTGGGAGCTATGGCAATTGCCTTTACAATTCTCATTTTGATGGTTGTTCCAAAATTCAAATCTATCTTTGAAAAATTTCATACAGAACTTCCTTTACCAACAAAAATCCTTCTAAGCATAGAAAGTGTTTTAAACAATTATGGGTTACTTGTACTAGGTGGATTGATTCTTACAACTACTATAACTATGTATTTGTATAGAAAAAATTATGACTTCAAATATTATGTAGATGCTTTTTTGTTAAAAATATACCTTATAAAAGATATTATATTTTTCGCCACTCTAAACCGTTTTGCAATTATCTTTACAGAACTTGTTCACGCAGGTATTCCTATTGCTGATGCACTTGATACTGCAACAAGTATGATCGATAATGCTATTTTAAAAGAGAAACTTGAAACTGTAAAAATCTCAGTTTCTAGGGGAGTTAGCTTAACAGAGTCATTCAAAGAGACAGGTGTATTTGAAAACATGATTATTCAAATGATAAATGCCGGAGAGAGCAGCGGACAGTTAGATAGCATGATGCGCAAAGTTACAGACTACTACAGAATGAGATTTAACTACATTCTAGACAACCTCTCATCTTATATAGAGCCTGTTATGTTAACAATTATAGCTGCACTTGTATTATTGCTTGCTCTGGGCATATTCTTGCCTATGTGGGATATGGCAGGAGCCGTCAATGGTCACTAA
- a CDS encoding ATP-dependent helicase, which produces MPLSRLNPEQLQAAKAPFGHNLIIASAGTGKTSTIVGRIGYLLKEGVKPEEILLLTFTNKAAAEMVERVAGYFSKEVATRIEAGTFHAVSYRWLKKMDRQIILKQPSELKTLFRSIYDKRQFHHLQAEGQPFSANFLYDLYSLYQNATMEDFESWLNRRHEGQEPFIEIYLDIIREFEETKESYGFVNFNDLLILMREAVKESELPFKEVLIDEYQDTNELQGSMIDAMEPPSLFCVGDYDQSIYAFNGANINIIGSFTKKFADAKVFTLTKNYRSTAPILSLANRVIEYNERIYPKQLEVVRQGNAQMPKLLIFDNLLQQYETIAHMIRRSTTPHKEIAIIFRNNASADGVEAMLREQGIACKRKGGRSFFDAKEVKAALDIATLIANPKDMMAFIHIFEYAKGIGSATAKELFEGLITLGDGNMLEGIFHPKSMTNPFKTRSTNYQLGLFDHPTQIGSVSRFAHLGLDENFMAHPILKHPSLNADGVRFIYDFFKLAKDLKAKKQPVSIIRTILSSATYGFIIEQLARKRATLKNGEIDEAKKDEALDRIKRKGGLLVQLANAYNTLEKFINAMVLGGKELSEGEGVNLLTVHASKGLEFSEVYIIDLMDGRFPNRKLASQAGQIEEERRLFYVAVTRAKDLLYLSYAKYDSFKDTNFMPSQFLYEAGLLKKDQTFEKLKALSDH; this is translated from the coding sequence ATGCCATTAAGTAGACTTAATCCAGAACAGCTTCAAGCTGCAAAAGCACCATTTGGTCATAATCTTATTATTGCTTCCGCCGGTACAGGTAAAACTTCGACTATTGTTGGTCGTATTGGGTATCTGTTAAAAGAGGGAGTTAAGCCTGAAGAGATTTTACTGCTTACATTTACCAACAAGGCGGCAGCAGAAATGGTTGAACGTGTTGCGGGTTACTTTAGTAAAGAGGTTGCAACTCGAATTGAGGCGGGAACTTTTCACGCTGTAAGCTATAGATGGCTAAAAAAGATGGATCGCCAAATTATTTTAAAGCAGCCAAGTGAACTTAAAACACTTTTTAGAAGTATCTATGATAAACGGCAGTTTCATCATTTGCAAGCTGAGGGTCAACCATTTTCTGCAAACTTTCTTTATGATCTCTATTCTCTATATCAAAATGCTACGATGGAAGATTTTGAGAGTTGGCTAAATCGCAGGCACGAGGGGCAGGAGCCTTTTATTGAAATTTATCTTGATATTATCAGAGAGTTTGAAGAGACTAAAGAGTCTTACGGTTTTGTAAACTTTAACGATCTTCTTATCTTGATGAGAGAAGCAGTTAAAGAGAGTGAGCTTCCTTTTAAAGAGGTGCTTATTGACGAATATCAAGATACTAATGAGCTTCAAGGATCAATGATAGATGCTATGGAGCCGCCTTCACTATTTTGTGTAGGTGATTACGATCAGAGTATCTATGCTTTTAATGGTGCAAATATCAATATTATAGGTTCATTTACAAAGAAGTTTGCTGATGCAAAAGTATTTACACTAACAAAGAACTATCGATCTACAGCACCGATTTTATCGTTGGCAAACCGTGTAATTGAGTATAATGAACGCATATACCCAAAACAGCTTGAAGTTGTCAGGCAGGGCAATGCTCAAATGCCTAAACTGCTTATTTTTGATAATCTTTTACAGCAGTATGAAACTATTGCACATATGATTCGCAGAAGTACAACTCCTCATAAAGAGATAGCTATAATTTTTAGAAATAATGCATCTGCTGATGGTGTTGAAGCGATGCTAAGAGAGCAGGGCATTGCTTGTAAACGTAAAGGAGGAAGAAGCTTTTTTGATGCAAAAGAGGTAAAAGCGGCACTTGATATTGCAACTTTAATTGCTAACCCTAAAGATATGATGGCATTTATCCATATTTTTGAGTATGCCAAGGGGATAGGAAGTGCTACAGCAAAAGAGCTTTTTGAAGGGTTGATAACTCTTGGAGATGGGAATATGCTAGAGGGGATTTTTCATCCCAAATCTATGACAAATCCATTTAAAACAAGGTCAACAAACTATCAGCTTGGACTTTTTGATCACCCTACGCAGATTGGTTCTGTATCTAGATTTGCTCATCTTGGATTGGATGAAAACTTTATGGCTCATCCAATTTTAAAGCACCCTTCACTTAATGCTGATGGAGTAAGATTTATTTATGACTTTTTCAAGTTGGCTAAAGATCTGAAAGCTAAAAAACAGCCTGTTTCTATAATTCGTACCATTTTATCATCTGCTACATATGGTTTTATAATAGAGCAGTTAGCACGCAAAAGGGCTACTCTTAAAAATGGTGAAATTGATGAGGCAAAAAAAGATGAAGCACTTGATCGAATTAAACGAAAGGGCGGTTTGCTTGTTCAATTGGCTAATGCATACAACACTTTGGAAAAATTTATTAATGCTATGGTACTTGGCGGAAAAGAGCTTAGTGAAGGGGAGGGAGTTAACCTTTTAACAGTTCACGCCAGCAAGGGGCTGGAATTTAGTGAAGTATATATTATTGATTTGATGGATGGCAGGTTTCCTAACCGCAAGTTAGCAAGTCAAGCTGGTCAAATAGAAGAGGAGAGACGACTATTTTATGTAGCTGTGACAAGAGCAAAAGATTTGCTCTATCTTTCGTATGCAAAGTATGATAGTTTTAAAGATACAAATTTTATGCCGTCACAGTTTCTGTATGAAGCGGGTCTTTTGAAAAAAGATCAGACTTTTGAAAAGCTAAAGGCCCTTAGTGACCATTGA
- a CDS encoding valine--tRNA ligase has translation MSEKKGYNPHEFEEKFYKIWEERGYFEVDGNKNIQKEGKNFSIMMPPPNVTGSLHIGHALTFTLQDIIVRYKRMDGYKTLWQPGTDHAGIATQNVVEKQLLAEGKTKEELGREAFLERVWKWKEHSGGMIVHQMRKLGVSPAWSRERFTMDDGLKNAVKKAFVQLYDEGLIVRGNYMVNWCTHDGALSDIEVEYEEHNGKLYHIRYPLVDEEGCVIVATTRPETYFGDTAVMVHPDDERYKHLIGKKVRLPLIDREITIIADEHVDMEFGTGVVKVTPAHDPNDYEVGKRHNLEFITVFDEKGILNKFAGEFEGHERLDAREKIVARLDEEGFIEKIEEHQHQVGHCYRCHNVVEPYISKQWFVKKEVATRAIEKVNAGEAKFFPPHWINSYNAWMNDLRDWCISRQLWWGHRIPVFYCDECGHEWATSEDDPQSCPKCASSKIHQDPDVLDTWFSSALWPFSTLGWGNGDALKNSKWFEGDLSSFYPNDLLITGFDILFFWVARMIMMGEHFMGELPFKDIYLHALVRDEHGNKMSKSRGNVIDPLDTIEEYSADALRFTLAVLAVQGRDIKLSQEKLELSRNFTNKLYNAAKYLQMNVETFDNLENIEVKTPLGKYMLSRFALAVEETRSFIDQYRFNDAATTLYRFLWGEFCDWGIELSKASKTSVAELGAIFKEAMKLLHPFMPFITEYLWHQLSNTSVETESSIMVQPYPADLKRDEAIEKEFANIIEAIVSIRRAKATVDMPGKKIEIAYIKADEPMDDKLATPFIKLLAKTENVEFVDQKVKNAITDVSDHMEVYLPLTGIDLKPILERLEKQQAKLTKEVIKLSNMLKNEKFVANAPAHVVEENRKALEEAETKLKKVEAELLQLTQI, from the coding sequence ATGAGTGAAAAAAAAGGATACAATCCCCACGAATTTGAAGAGAAATTTTATAAAATCTGGGAAGAGCGTGGCTACTTTGAAGTAGATGGTAACAAAAATATTCAAAAAGAGGGCAAAAACTTCTCTATTATGATGCCTCCTCCTAATGTTACAGGAAGCTTGCACATTGGACATGCTCTAACCTTTACACTGCAAGATATCATTGTCCGATACAAAAGAATGGATGGATATAAAACACTCTGGCAGCCAGGTACTGACCACGCAGGTATTGCTACACAAAATGTTGTTGAAAAGCAGTTGCTGGCTGAAGGTAAAACCAAAGAGGAGCTTGGACGAGAAGCATTTTTAGAGCGTGTATGGAAGTGGAAAGAGCATAGCGGCGGTATGATTGTTCATCAAATGCGTAAACTTGGCGTATCTCCAGCTTGGAGTCGTGAGCGTTTTACAATGGATGATGGACTAAAAAATGCTGTTAAAAAAGCTTTTGTTCAACTTTATGATGAAGGGCTTATAGTTCGTGGAAACTATATGGTTAACTGGTGTACTCACGATGGCGCACTAAGCGACATTGAAGTTGAGTATGAAGAGCATAATGGTAAACTCTACCACATCCGCTACCCTCTTGTAGATGAAGAGGGATGTGTCATCGTTGCAACTACACGTCCAGAAACATACTTTGGCGATACAGCTGTTATGGTTCATCCTGATGATGAACGTTACAAACATTTAATAGGTAAAAAAGTTCGATTGCCACTGATTGATCGTGAAATCACTATAATTGCTGATGAACACGTAGATATGGAGTTTGGTACCGGTGTGGTTAAAGTTACTCCAGCACACGACCCTAATGACTATGAAGTAGGAAAACGCCATAATCTTGAGTTTATAACAGTATTTGATGAAAAGGGAATTTTAAATAAATTTGCCGGAGAGTTTGAAGGTCATGAACGGCTTGATGCACGTGAAAAGATTGTTGCACGCTTGGATGAAGAAGGATTTATTGAAAAAATAGAAGAACATCAGCATCAAGTTGGTCACTGCTACCGATGCCATAATGTTGTTGAGCCTTACATCTCTAAACAGTGGTTTGTTAAAAAAGAGGTAGCTACAAGAGCTATTGAAAAAGTAAATGCAGGAGAAGCTAAATTTTTCCCGCCACACTGGATCAACAGCTATAATGCTTGGATGAATGATTTGCGTGACTGGTGTATCAGCCGTCAGTTATGGTGGGGACACCGCATACCGGTATTCTACTGCGATGAGTGTGGTCATGAGTGGGCAACAAGTGAAGATGATCCACAAAGTTGTCCAAAATGTGCATCTTCTAAAATACATCAAGATCCTGATGTATTAGATACTTGGTTTAGTTCAGCTCTATGGCCTTTCTCTACACTTGGCTGGGGTAATGGCGATGCATTGAAAAACAGCAAATGGTTTGAAGGTGATCTATCAAGCTTCTACCCTAATGACTTGTTAATTACCGGATTTGATATTCTCTTCTTCTGGGTTGCCCGTATGATAATGATGGGCGAACACTTTATGGGTGAACTACCATTTAAAGATATCTATCTTCACGCCCTGGTGCGTGACGAGCACGGAAACAAGATGTCAAAATCGCGCGGTAACGTCATAGACCCACTTGATACAATAGAAGAGTATAGTGCCGATGCACTACGCTTTACATTGGCAGTCCTTGCTGTACAGGGGCGAGATATTAAACTAAGCCAAGAGAAACTTGAACTAAGCCGTAACTTTACAAACAAACTTTACAATGCAGCAAAATATCTGCAAATGAATGTAGAAACATTTGATAATCTTGAAAATATTGAGGTTAAAACACCTCTTGGCAAATATATGCTGTCACGCTTTGCTCTTGCAGTTGAAGAGACAAGGAGCTTTATAGATCAGTATAGATTTAATGATGCGGCAACAACACTTTACCGATTCTTATGGGGAGAGTTCTGCGACTGGGGAATTGAACTTAGTAAAGCAAGCAAGACAAGTGTAGCAGAGCTTGGAGCAATATTTAAAGAGGCTATGAAACTGCTTCATCCATTTATGCCGTTTATTACAGAATATCTGTGGCATCAACTCTCAAATACATCTGTAGAAACAGAGAGTTCAATTATGGTACAACCATACCCTGCTGATCTAAAAAGAGATGAAGCAATAGAAAAAGAGTTTGCAAACATCATTGAAGCAATTGTATCTATTCGCCGCGCAAAAGCAACTGTTGATATGCCGGGTAAAAAAATTGAAATTGCTTACATTAAAGCAGACGAGCCAATGGATGACAAACTTGCAACTCCATTTATTAAACTGCTCGCCAAAACAGAAAATGTTGAGTTTGTAGATCAAAAGGTTAAAAACGCCATTACAGATGTAAGCGACCATATGGAAGTTTACCTGCCACTAACAGGTATAGATTTAAAACCAATTTTAGAAAGACTTGAAAAACAGCAGGCAAAACTGACTAAAGAGGTAATTAAATTATCTAATATGTTAAAAAATGAAAAATTTGTTGCCAATGCTCCAGCACACGTTGTTGAAGAGAATAGAAAAGCTTTAGAAGAGGCAGAAACAAAACTTAAAAAAGTTGAAGCAGAGCTACTGCAACTAACTCAAATATAA
- a CDS encoding Uma2 family endonuclease, which produces MSVAIKKEFLPHYTYDDYKEWEGDWELIYGIPYAMSSPNFVHQEIGVRAIYQLHSKLKDCKRCKAVYEMDWKIKEDIVVRPDVLVVCDQKKKGAFVSKTPEIIFEILSPSTKSKDLGLKKLIYEQERVPYYVMVDPVDFSAEILKLKDDKFLLDGIFEKDSYIFNLNGCEIEFDFKELFDEIV; this is translated from the coding sequence ATGTCTGTTGCAATAAAAAAAGAGTTTTTACCGCACTATACCTATGATGATTATAAAGAGTGGGAAGGGGATTGGGAGTTGATATATGGCATACCTTATGCTATGTCTTCTCCTAATTTTGTTCATCAAGAGATAGGTGTAAGAGCAATATATCAATTGCACTCAAAGCTAAAAGATTGCAAAAGGTGCAAAGCTGTTTATGAAATGGATTGGAAAATCAAAGAAGATATAGTTGTCCGACCTGATGTATTGGTTGTTTGTGATCAAAAAAAGAAGGGCGCATTTGTTTCAAAGACTCCTGAAATTATATTTGAAATTCTTTCTCCATCTACTAAAAGTAAAGATTTAGGCTTGAAAAAACTTATTTATGAGCAAGAGAGAGTTCCTTACTATGTAATGGTTGATCCAGTTGATTTTAGTGCTGAAATTTTAAAACTGAAAGATGATAAATTTTTATTGGATGGTATTTTTGAAAAAGATAGTTATATTTTTAATCTAAACGGTTGCGAAATAGAGTTTGATTTTAAAGAGCTATTTGATGAGATAGTTTAA
- a CDS encoding histidine phosphatase family protein yields MSLTLIRHASLGKKYQKRYIGWSDIDIDLNFWDQTKANEIKRLSFDSVYSSTLVRAINTLKELGFKEFILDDRLKEVAFKDHIEGKSFDEISKLDTFDSKFLNSMDSWHRFICKEDKNSFYSRVESFLSELPKEKEILICTHAGVIRVVGEILGHKIDNIDYLEMVKIWDI; encoded by the coding sequence ATGTCTTTGACTCTTATTAGACACGCCTCTTTAGGTAAAAAGTATCAAAAGCGTTATATTGGTTGGAGTGATATAGATATAGATTTAAACTTTTGGGATCAAACAAAAGCAAACGAGATAAAGAGACTAAGTTTTGACAGTGTATATAGTTCTACCCTTGTAAGAGCTATCAATACTTTAAAAGAGTTGGGTTTTAAAGAATTTATTTTGGATGATAGACTAAAAGAGGTTGCATTTAAAGATCATATAGAGGGTAAGAGTTTTGATGAAATTTCTAAGCTTGATACCTTTGATAGTAAATTTTTAAATAGTATGGATAGTTGGCACAGGTTTATCTGCAAAGAAGACAAGAATAGCTTTTATAGTAGAGTAGAGAGTTTCTTAAGTGAACTACCAAAAGAGAAAGAGATACTCATTTGTACGCACGCAGGTGTCATTAGGGTTGTTGGAGAAATTTTAGGTCATAAAATAGATAATATCGATTATTTGGAGATGGTAAAAATATGGGATATTTAG
- a CDS encoding adenosylcobinamide-GDP ribazoletransferase, with the protein MLKDIYLGLKLSVSYFSILPIRFKESDDLTKSDILKFMLLFFPFVGAVLGYLTIFAFGVLESLHWYGALIAAVLYMWLYGFLHTEAVIDVADAIYASHSSKDAYEIIKEPTVGAMGVLWGVSLLIVKIASIVYLFLTKKYLFLVVVAISSRVGLLVLFRVLEFRSKFLESLKASFDRKIFWFATALYTLILYNIAGLQAVILLLFMVLISFFVAKYIIYRLGFANGDVMGTTLEFAEVIGLTGVILCL; encoded by the coding sequence TTGTTAAAAGATATATATTTAGGATTAAAACTGTCTGTATCATATTTTTCAATTTTGCCTATTAGGTTTAAAGAGAGTGATGATTTAACTAAAAGTGATATTTTAAAATTTATGCTTCTATTCTTTCCTTTTGTTGGAGCAGTTTTAGGGTATTTGACTATTTTTGCTTTTGGTGTTTTAGAGAGTTTACACTGGTATGGAGCATTGATAGCGGCAGTTTTATATATGTGGCTTTATGGATTTTTGCATACAGAAGCTGTAATTGATGTAGCAGATGCAATTTATGCTTCACACTCTAGTAAAGATGCGTATGAGATAATCAAAGAGCCTACAGTAGGTGCGATGGGTGTTTTATGGGGAGTTAGTTTATTAATTGTAAAGATAGCATCTATTGTTTATCTATTTTTGACAAAAAAGTATCTGTTTTTAGTTGTAGTTGCAATCTCTAGTAGAGTTGGGCTTTTAGTTCTATTTAGGGTTTTAGAGTTTAGATCAAAGTTTTTAGAGAGTTTAAAAGCATCTTTTGATAGAAAGATATTTTGGTTTGCTACTGCACTCTATACTTTGATTTTATACAATATCGCAGGATTACAAGCCGTGATACTTTTGCTATTTATGGTTTTAATCTCTTTTTTTGTTGCAAAATATATCATCTATAGACTAGGATTTGCAAATGGTGATGTTATGGGAACTACATTAGAGTTTGCAGAGGTAATAGGACTAACAGGGGTAATACTATGTCTTTGA
- the cbiB gene encoding adenosylcobinamide-phosphate synthase CbiB, with protein MVYLEIALIAYVIDLIFGEFKITHPVVLMGNYIKWFESKFYKDSVFAGAALGVSLVLIVGVVSYILENILLSLGSFGVLAAAGLGSMAIANNMLYESVKRVINHPEEIRFLVSRDTDNLTQSEINRAAIETYAENLSDGVIAPLFYLAVFGLTGAFVYKAINTLDSMVGYQNSRYANFGKFSAKLDDVANLLPSRITAILISLLFMSKRAILKLWKFGKLHKSPNAGYPISAIALALGIKLGGATSYFGQIVNKPYFGDGREEIKREDIYRALKIKKRLDIFIIVTLSLGVLFC; from the coding sequence ATGGTGTATCTTGAAATAGCTTTGATTGCTTATGTGATAGATTTAATATTTGGAGAGTTTAAAATTACCCATCCTGTAGTTTTGATGGGTAACTATATAAAGTGGTTTGAGAGTAAGTTTTATAAAGATAGCGTTTTTGCAGGTGCTGCTCTTGGAGTATCTTTAGTCTTGATTGTTGGAGTGGTTAGCTATATTTTAGAAAATATTTTACTATCTCTTGGAAGTTTTGGGGTATTAGCAGCTGCAGGTTTAGGTTCTATGGCAATAGCCAACAATATGCTCTATGAGAGTGTAAAAAGGGTTATTAACCATCCAGAAGAGATAAGATTTTTAGTAAGCAGAGATACCGATAATCTAACACAAAGTGAGATAAACAGAGCAGCTATTGAAACTTATGCAGAAAATCTAAGTGATGGTGTAATAGCACCGCTATTTTATCTGGCTGTTTTTGGACTTACTGGAGCATTTGTTTATAAAGCTATAAATACACTTGACTCTATGGTTGGGTATCAAAATAGCCGTTATGCAAACTTTGGTAAATTTAGTGCAAAGCTTGATGATGTAGCTAACTTACTCCCATCTAGAATTACAGCTATTTTGATAAGCTTACTTTTTATGAGCAAAAGGGCAATTCTAAAGCTTTGGAAGTTTGGTAAACTTCACAAAAGTCCAAATGCAGGTTATCCAATATCTGCTATTGCTTTGGCTTTGGGCATTAAACTTGGAGGAGCTACAAGTTACTTTGGACAAATAGTAAACAAGCCATACTTTGGCGATGGAAGAGAAGAGATTAAGCGTGAAGATATCTATAGAGCTTTAAAAATAAAAAAGAGATTGGATATTTTTATAATAGTTACTCTATCTTTAGGGGTGTTGTTTTGTTAA